Proteins from a genomic interval of Mycobacterium conspicuum:
- a CDS encoding serine hydrolase domain-containing protein, with the protein MTPALDALADWPVTNAAAAVVGPAGILATHGDIQRQFALASVTKPLVARAVQIAVEEGVLELDTPAGPPGATVRHLLAHASGVALQSGKVLAKPGTRRIYSNYGFTLLAEAVQRESGIEFGGYLAEAVCEPLRMTSTRLDGGAEAAGFGATSTVADLAAFAGDLLRPSTVSAGMHADATTVQFPGLDGVLPGYGVQRPNDWGLGFEIRDAKSPHWTGTRNSASTYGHFGQSGTFIWVDAEADLALVVLTDRDFGQWALEIWPAISDAVIAEKFAL; encoded by the coding sequence GTGACGCCCGCGCTGGACGCCCTCGCGGACTGGCCGGTAACCAATGCGGCCGCCGCCGTCGTCGGGCCCGCCGGGATCCTGGCCACCCACGGCGACATCCAGCGGCAGTTCGCGCTGGCCTCGGTCACCAAGCCGCTGGTGGCCCGGGCGGTGCAGATCGCCGTCGAGGAAGGGGTGCTCGAGCTCGACACCCCGGCGGGCCCGCCGGGGGCCACGGTGCGCCACCTGCTGGCGCACGCGTCGGGTGTGGCACTGCAATCCGGCAAGGTACTGGCCAAGCCGGGCACCCGCCGGATCTACTCGAACTACGGCTTCACCCTGCTGGCCGAGGCCGTCCAGCGCGAGTCGGGCATCGAATTCGGCGGCTACCTGGCCGAAGCGGTATGCGAACCGCTGCGCATGACGTCGACCCGGCTGGACGGCGGCGCCGAGGCGGCCGGTTTCGGCGCGACCTCCACGGTTGCGGATCTGGCGGCGTTCGCCGGTGACCTGCTGCGACCGTCGACCGTCTCGGCCGGCATGCACGCCGACGCGACCACGGTGCAGTTTCCCGGTCTGGACGGCGTGCTTCCGGGATACGGCGTGCAGCGGCCCAACGATTGGGGGCTGGGCTTCGAGATCCGGGACGCGAAATCGCCGCACTGGACCGGCACCCGCAACTCGGCCTCGACATACGGGCATTTCGGCCAATCAGGCACGTTTATCTGGGTCGATGCCGAGGCGGACCTGGCGTTGGTGGTGCTCACCGACCGCGATTTCGGGCAGTGGGCGCTCGAAATCTGGCCGGCAATTTCCGACGCGGTGATCGCCGAAAAATTTGCACTCTAG
- a CDS encoding class I SAM-dependent methyltransferase: MTTAAETAEEFTGRMVAAIDGASLALLLSIGHQTGLFDTMAGLPPATSAQIAEAAGLNERYVREWLAGVTTAHVVDYDADTATYSLPAHRAAVLTRAAGPHNLALVALFLPQLGEVEQKIIGCFREGGGLPYSEFPRFHALMAEQSAAVFDIALVDVVLPLAEGLPERLRAGADVADFGCGSGHAINVMAQAFPASRFTGIDFSEQAIAAGAAEAARLGLTNAAFEAHNLTELDKTDAYDVITVFDAIHDQAQPARVLENIYRALRPGGVFLMADIKASSRLEENVDVPMSTYLYTVSLMHCMTVSLALDGVGLGTAWGTQLATSMLGDAGFADVRVVEVESDPINSYYIARK, translated from the coding sequence ATGACGACGGCAGCCGAGACCGCCGAGGAATTCACCGGACGAATGGTCGCGGCCATCGACGGCGCGAGCCTCGCACTCCTGTTGAGCATCGGACACCAGACCGGCCTTTTCGACACGATGGCCGGACTGCCGCCCGCCACCAGCGCGCAGATCGCCGAGGCCGCCGGACTCAACGAGCGTTACGTCCGGGAGTGGCTGGCCGGCGTGACCACCGCGCACGTCGTCGACTATGACGCCGACACCGCCACCTACTCGCTGCCCGCGCACCGGGCGGCGGTGCTGACCCGCGCCGCCGGACCGCACAACCTGGCGTTGGTGGCTTTGTTCCTTCCGCAACTCGGCGAGGTCGAGCAGAAAATCATCGGATGCTTCCGCGAGGGCGGCGGCCTGCCCTACAGCGAATTCCCGCGCTTCCACGCGCTGATGGCCGAGCAGAGCGCCGCGGTGTTCGACATCGCGCTGGTCGACGTCGTGCTGCCGTTGGCCGAGGGTCTGCCGGAACGGCTGCGGGCCGGGGCCGACGTGGCCGATTTCGGCTGCGGCAGCGGACACGCGATCAACGTGATGGCACAGGCGTTTCCGGCGAGCCGCTTCACCGGCATCGACTTCTCCGAACAGGCGATCGCGGCCGGCGCCGCCGAGGCGGCCCGCCTCGGCCTGACCAACGCGGCCTTCGAGGCACACAATTTGACCGAGCTGGACAAGACGGACGCCTACGACGTGATCACCGTGTTCGACGCGATCCACGATCAGGCGCAGCCGGCGCGCGTCTTGGAGAACATCTACCGCGCGCTGCGGCCCGGCGGCGTCTTCCTGATGGCCGACATCAAGGCATCCAGCCGGCTCGAGGAGAACGTCGACGTCCCGATGAGCACCTACCTCTACACCGTCTCGCTGATGCACTGCATGACGGTGTCCCTGGCGCTGGACGGCGTCGGACTTGGCACGGCGTGGGGAACCCAGCTGGCCACCTCGATGCTCGGCGACGCGGGATTCGCCGATGTCCGGGTGGTCGAGGTCGAGTCCGACCCGATCAACAGCTACTACATCGCCAGGAAGTGA
- a CDS encoding S-(hydroxymethyl)mycothiol dehydrogenase, which translates to MSQTVRGVISRKKGAPVELVDIVVPDPGPGEAVVDIAACGVCHTDLTYREGGINDEYPFLLGHEAAGTVEAVGPGVTSVAPGDFVILNWRAVCGQCRACKRGRPQLCFDTFNAEQKMTLTDGTELTPALGIGAFADKTLVAAGQCTKVDPQVDPAVAGLLGCGVMAGLGAAINTGGVTRDDTVAVIGCGGVGDAAVAGAALVGARRIIAVDTDNTKLDWARKFGATHTVNAREFDPVKTIQDLTDGFGVDVVIDAVGRPETWKQAFYARDLAGTVVLVGVPTPDMRLDMPLVDFFSHGGSLKSSWYGDCLPERDFPTLIELHLQGRLPLDKFVSERIGLGDVEEAFHKMHDGKVLRSVVVL; encoded by the coding sequence ATGAGTCAGACAGTGCGCGGAGTGATTTCACGGAAAAAGGGTGCGCCCGTGGAGCTGGTGGACATCGTCGTCCCCGACCCCGGGCCGGGCGAGGCCGTCGTCGACATCGCGGCGTGCGGGGTGTGCCACACCGATCTGACCTACCGCGAGGGCGGCATCAACGACGAGTATCCGTTCCTGTTGGGCCACGAGGCCGCGGGCACGGTCGAGGCCGTCGGCCCGGGAGTGACCTCCGTGGCGCCGGGCGACTTCGTGATCCTGAACTGGCGCGCGGTGTGCGGGCAGTGCCGGGCCTGCAAGCGCGGCCGGCCGCAGTTGTGCTTTGACACCTTCAACGCCGAGCAGAAAATGACGCTGACCGACGGCACCGAGCTCACCCCGGCTCTGGGCATCGGGGCCTTCGCCGACAAGACGCTGGTGGCCGCGGGCCAATGCACCAAGGTCGATCCCCAGGTCGACCCGGCCGTGGCCGGCCTGCTGGGCTGCGGGGTGATGGCCGGGCTGGGGGCGGCGATCAACACCGGCGGGGTGACCCGCGACGACACCGTCGCGGTGATCGGCTGCGGCGGCGTGGGCGACGCCGCGGTCGCCGGGGCCGCGCTCGTGGGCGCCCGGCGGATCATCGCCGTCGACACCGACAACACCAAGCTGGACTGGGCCCGCAAATTCGGCGCCACCCACACCGTCAACGCCCGCGAATTCGACCCCGTCAAAACCATCCAGGACCTCACCGACGGCTTCGGCGTCGATGTGGTGATCGACGCGGTCGGCCGCCCGGAAACCTGGAAGCAGGCCTTCTACGCGCGCGATCTGGCCGGAACCGTGGTCCTGGTCGGCGTTCCCACCCCCGACATGCGCCTGGACATGCCGCTGGTGGACTTCTTCTCCCACGGCGGCTCGTTGAAGTCGTCCTGGTACGGCGACTGCCTGCCCGAGCGCGACTTCCCCACCCTGATCGAGCTGCATCTGCAGGGCCGTCTCCCGTTGGACAAGTTCGTCTCCGAGCGCATCGGGCTCGGCGACGTCGAAGAGGCGTTCCACAAGATGCACGACGGCAAGGTGCTGCGTTCGGTGGTAGTCCTGTAA
- a CDS encoding MBL fold metallo-hydrolase, which yields MVDIDRVITHGTFELDGGSWEVDNNIWLVGDNSNVVVFDAAHDAAPIVEAVAGRHVVAVVCTHGHNDHVTVAPELGTTLDAPVLLHPADEVLWRMTHPDKDFRAISDGETLTVAGTELRALHTPGHSPGSACWYIHDLGVVFSGDTLFSGGPGATGRSYSDFPTILHSISERLGKLPAETIVHTGHGDSTIIGDEIVHYEEWVARGH from the coding sequence ATGGTGGACATCGATCGCGTCATCACGCACGGCACCTTCGAACTCGACGGCGGCAGTTGGGAAGTCGACAACAACATCTGGCTGGTCGGCGACAATTCCAACGTCGTGGTGTTCGACGCCGCGCACGACGCCGCCCCGATCGTCGAGGCCGTCGCTGGCCGCCATGTGGTCGCGGTGGTCTGCACGCACGGGCACAACGACCACGTGACCGTCGCCCCCGAACTCGGTACGACGCTCGACGCCCCGGTGCTGCTGCACCCCGCCGACGAGGTGCTGTGGCGAATGACCCACCCGGACAAGGACTTTCGCGCCATTTCCGACGGCGAGACGCTGACCGTCGCCGGCACCGAGTTGCGCGCGCTGCACACCCCGGGCCACTCCCCTGGATCGGCGTGCTGGTACATCCACGACCTCGGCGTCGTGTTCAGCGGCGATACGTTGTTCTCCGGCGGACCGGGCGCAACCGGCCGCTCCTATTCGGACTTTCCGACGATCCTGCACTCGATCTCAGAGCGGCTGGGCAAGTTGCCGGCCGAGACCATCGTGCACACCGGCCACGGCGACAGCACCATCATCGGCGACGAGATCGTCCACTACGAAGAATGGGTCGCCCGCGGCCACTAG
- a CDS encoding SHOCT domain-containing protein, giving the protein MTSRRLVKMALSAAVVMMVVSVGGFITTLVLNAFFLDKYNAYGEVPIPGAGRLHLPAGEVTISLHTVVIGGPNGGGLPVPPLGVTIKPPDGVAQPVVTENIGSTTTVNNDSHVRVWVAQIPADATYDITTDGQVNGYITPQLAFGHSSSYGYLVWVFVAIFVAGLVISILSGVWLSRTRRRAVVSAYAPVVFPTVDVQPSYAAPVPSDEDIRLERLKTLASLRDSGALTEEEFQAEKRRILGGG; this is encoded by the coding sequence GTGACAAGCAGGCGGCTGGTGAAAATGGCGCTGTCCGCTGCCGTCGTGATGATGGTCGTGTCGGTGGGCGGCTTCATCACCACCTTGGTGCTCAACGCGTTCTTCCTGGACAAATACAACGCCTACGGCGAGGTGCCGATCCCGGGGGCGGGGCGTCTGCATCTGCCCGCCGGCGAAGTCACGATCAGCCTGCACACCGTGGTGATCGGCGGCCCCAACGGCGGCGGCCTGCCGGTGCCGCCGCTCGGGGTGACGATCAAGCCGCCCGACGGGGTGGCCCAACCGGTGGTCACCGAGAACATCGGCAGCACGACGACGGTCAACAACGACTCGCACGTGCGCGTGTGGGTGGCGCAGATTCCCGCTGACGCCACCTACGACATCACGACGGACGGGCAGGTCAACGGGTACATCACCCCGCAGTTGGCGTTCGGTCACAGCAGCTCGTACGGCTACCTCGTGTGGGTGTTCGTCGCGATTTTCGTTGCGGGCCTTGTTATTTCGATTCTGTCGGGCGTGTGGCTGTCCCGCACCCGGCGCAGAGCCGTGGTGTCGGCCTACGCGCCGGTGGTCTTCCCCACCGTCGACGTGCAGCCCAGCTACGCTGCCCCGGTGCCCAGCGACGAGGACATCAGGCTGGAGCGACTCAAAACGCTTGCGTCATTGCGGGATTCCGGCGCGCTCACCGAGGAAGAGTTCCAGGCCGAGAAGCGCCGGATCCTGGGCGGCGGCTAG
- a CDS encoding SDR family oxidoreductase: protein MANDLVATVPDLSGKLVVITGANSGLGFGLARRLSAAGADVVMAIRNRAKGDAAIEEIRRTVPDAKLTIKSLDLSSLASVAALGEEFNAEGRPINILINNAGVMTPPERDTTSDGFELQFGSNHLGHFALTGHLLPLLRAADGARVVSLSSLAARQSGKIHFDDPQFEKSYAAMSAYGQSKLAVLMFALELDRRSRAGGWGIMSNAAHPGLTKTNLQISGPSHGREKPALMERLYKTSWRFAPFLWQEIDEGILPAVYAAATPQAEGGAFYGPSGFYELAGGGVAPAKVPARARNDEDCRRLWELSEQLTGVRYPS from the coding sequence ATGGCCAACGATCTCGTCGCCACCGTGCCCGACCTGTCGGGGAAGCTGGTCGTCATCACGGGGGCCAACAGCGGTCTGGGGTTCGGGCTGGCCCGACGGCTGTCCGCCGCCGGCGCCGACGTCGTCATGGCGATACGCAATCGCGCCAAGGGCGACGCGGCGATCGAGGAGATCCGGCGGACGGTGCCCGACGCCAAATTGACCATCAAGTCCCTCGACCTGTCGTCACTGGCGTCCGTCGCCGCCCTGGGCGAAGAGTTCAACGCCGAGGGACGACCCATCAACATCCTGATCAACAACGCCGGGGTGATGACGCCGCCGGAACGCGACACCACCTCCGACGGCTTCGAATTGCAGTTCGGCAGTAACCATCTCGGACACTTCGCGCTCACGGGCCACCTGCTGCCGCTGTTGCGCGCCGCCGACGGCGCGCGGGTCGTGTCACTGAGCAGCCTGGCGGCCCGCCAAAGCGGCAAGATCCACTTCGACGACCCGCAATTCGAGAAGTCGTACGCGGCCATGTCCGCCTACGGCCAGTCGAAGCTGGCCGTGCTGATGTTCGCGCTGGAATTGGACCGGCGCAGCCGCGCGGGCGGCTGGGGCATCATGTCCAACGCCGCGCACCCGGGCCTGACCAAAACCAACCTGCAGATCAGCGGGCCGTCGCACGGCCGGGAGAAGCCGGCGCTCATGGAGCGGTTGTACAAGACGTCCTGGCGTTTCGCGCCGTTCCTGTGGCAGGAGATCGACGAGGGAATCCTGCCCGCCGTGTACGCGGCCGCGACGCCGCAGGCCGAGGGCGGCGCCTTCTACGGGCCCAGCGGCTTCTACGAACTGGCCGGTGGCGGTGTGGCACCGGCCAAGGTGCCCGCGCGTGCCCGCAACGACGAGGACTGCCGGCGACTGTGGGAGCTTTCCGAACAACTCACCGGTGTCCGCTACCCGAGCTGA
- a CDS encoding class I SAM-dependent methyltransferase produces the protein MPESSIVVRPEPMESATYTASSRLQAAGLLPAVALFERAAAEVPLPTPPQPIVVADYGAATGYNSLKPMSAAIGALRRRTSRDHAILVAHTDVPNNDFTALFRTLADDQDSYLQHDRASFPSAIGRSFYGQILPSRTVNLGWSSWAVQWLSRIPAGAPEFDDHVQVAYSKNAEARAAYARQAATDWNDFVAFRGRELAPDGRLVVLTMALDENGEFGYRAMNDALVATLNDQVSDGLLHRDELRRMAFPVFARDEKDFRAPFSPTGRFEGLTIEHLEIFNADDRFWETFQSDGDAEAFGARWAAFARAALFPTLVAMLDRGADDPRAAEFIQRLEAGIARRLSGAPEPMRIPLASLVLVKDGSR, from the coding sequence ATGCCCGAATCAAGCATCGTGGTGCGGCCGGAGCCGATGGAGAGCGCGACCTACACCGCGTCCTCACGGCTGCAGGCCGCCGGATTGTTACCCGCGGTCGCGCTGTTCGAACGCGCCGCCGCCGAGGTCCCGCTGCCCACACCGCCGCAGCCGATCGTCGTCGCCGACTATGGCGCCGCGACCGGCTACAACTCGCTCAAGCCGATGTCTGCGGCGATCGGTGCACTTCGACGGCGCACGAGTCGCGACCACGCAATCCTGGTGGCGCACACCGATGTACCAAACAACGATTTCACCGCCTTGTTCCGGACCCTGGCCGACGACCAAGACAGCTACCTGCAGCACGATCGCGCGAGTTTTCCGTCGGCGATCGGCCGCTCGTTTTACGGCCAGATCCTGCCGTCGCGCACCGTCAACCTCGGCTGGTCGTCGTGGGCGGTGCAGTGGCTGAGCCGGATCCCCGCCGGAGCACCCGAATTCGACGACCACGTGCAGGTCGCCTACAGCAAGAACGCGGAGGCCCGCGCCGCGTACGCCCGTCAGGCCGCCACCGACTGGAATGACTTCGTGGCGTTCCGCGGCCGGGAGTTGGCTCCCGACGGCCGGCTGGTGGTGCTCACGATGGCCCTCGACGAAAACGGCGAATTCGGTTACCGCGCCATGAACGACGCGCTGGTTGCGACGCTCAACGATCAGGTCAGTGACGGCCTGCTACATCGAGATGAGTTGCGGCGCATGGCATTTCCTGTTTTCGCCCGCGACGAGAAGGACTTTCGCGCGCCGTTCTCCCCCACCGGCCGCTTCGAGGGTTTGACGATCGAGCACCTCGAGATCTTCAACGCAGACGATCGATTCTGGGAAACGTTCCAATCGGATGGCGACGCAGAGGCTTTCGGGGCGCGATGGGCAGCGTTCGCGCGGGCCGCCCTCTTCCCCACTTTGGTGGCCATGCTGGATCGCGGGGCCGATGACCCGCGGGCGGCCGAATTCATCCAGCGGCTCGAGGCCGGCATCGCGCGCCGGCTGTCGGGTGCGCCGGAGCCAATGCGGATCCCACTCGCCTCGCTGGTCCTGGTCAAGGACGGATCGCGGTGA
- a CDS encoding NAD(P)H-dependent amine dehydrogenase family protein gives MGELSANRAAKRVVVWGTGFVGRMVIAEIVKHPAFELVGVGVSNPNKVGRDVGDICGLGEPVGITATDDVEALIALKPDALVHYGPTAMHAKDNIKLITAFLRAGIDVCSTAMTPWVWPTMHLNPPNWIEPITEACELGQSSCFTTGIDPGFANDLFPMTLMGLCSEVRRVRASELLDYTNYEGDYEFEMGIGREPEFKPMLEDRDMLIFAWGATVPMIAHAAGIMLDEITTTWDKWVTPTERNSARGVIKPGHVAAVRFTINGIYQGETRIQLEHVNRIGLDAAPDWPRGHDNDVYRVDIEGTPSIFQETAFRFTDGSGRDAATAGCLSTGMRALNAVPAVNDLPPGWVTPLDLPLIAGVGTIR, from the coding sequence ATGGGCGAATTGTCAGCAAATCGCGCGGCAAAGCGTGTAGTGGTGTGGGGCACCGGCTTCGTGGGCAGGATGGTGATCGCGGAGATCGTCAAACATCCGGCCTTCGAGTTGGTGGGCGTCGGCGTCAGCAACCCGAACAAGGTCGGCCGCGATGTCGGCGACATCTGCGGGCTCGGCGAGCCGGTGGGCATCACCGCCACCGACGACGTCGAGGCGCTGATCGCGCTGAAACCCGATGCGCTGGTGCATTACGGACCGACGGCCATGCACGCCAAGGACAACATCAAGCTGATCACCGCCTTCCTGCGCGCCGGCATCGACGTGTGCTCGACGGCGATGACGCCGTGGGTCTGGCCGACCATGCACCTCAATCCGCCGAACTGGATCGAGCCCATCACCGAGGCCTGCGAGCTGGGGCAGTCGTCCTGCTTCACCACCGGCATCGACCCCGGCTTCGCCAACGACCTGTTCCCGATGACGCTGATGGGCCTGTGTTCCGAGGTGCGGCGGGTGCGCGCGTCGGAGCTGCTGGACTACACCAACTACGAGGGTGACTACGAATTCGAGATGGGCATCGGCCGCGAGCCCGAATTCAAGCCGATGCTGGAAGACCGCGACATGCTGATCTTCGCGTGGGGCGCCACCGTCCCGATGATCGCGCACGCCGCCGGCATCATGCTCGACGAGATCACCACCACCTGGGACAAGTGGGTGACGCCCACGGAGCGCAACTCGGCCAGGGGCGTGATCAAGCCCGGTCATGTCGCCGCGGTCCGGTTCACCATCAACGGCATCTACCAGGGTGAGACGCGGATCCAGCTCGAGCACGTCAACCGCATCGGACTCGACGCCGCCCCGGACTGGCCGAGGGGCCACGACAACGACGTCTACCGAGTGGACATCGAGGGGACGCCGAGCATCTTCCAGGAGACGGCGTTCCGGTTCACCGACGGCTCCGGGCGCGACGCGGCCACGGCCGGATGCCTGTCGACCGGGATGCGGGCTTTGAACGCGGTCCCGGCGGTCAACGATCTGCCGCCCGGCTGGGTGACCCCGCTGGATCTGCCGCTGATTGCCGGGGTGGGCACCATCCGCTGA
- a CDS encoding MmpS family transport accessory protein, with translation MTSRWALGGGSVLFAVAAGFAATCGVANADAFPRVRYEVSGSGVAQAINYQLDTGQKHIVNVPLPWSTEFTAFGGQVYVLSVEGDGQVSCNIVVDGNSVFKATASGTPGRAVCSH, from the coding sequence ATGACCAGTCGATGGGCTCTCGGCGGCGGCTCAGTCCTGTTCGCGGTGGCGGCCGGATTCGCGGCTACGTGCGGTGTGGCTAACGCGGACGCTTTCCCTCGGGTCCGCTACGAAGTGAGCGGTTCCGGCGTGGCGCAAGCCATCAACTACCAACTGGATACCGGTCAGAAGCACATCGTGAATGTGCCCCTGCCGTGGTCGACGGAATTCACCGCATTCGGCGGGCAGGTATACGTGCTCAGCGTGGAGGGCGACGGCCAGGTCTCCTGCAACATCGTGGTCGACGGCAACTCGGTGTTCAAGGCGACAGCGTCGGGGACCCCGGGGCGGGCGGTCTGTTCGCATTGA
- a CDS encoding cytochrome P450 has product MKKRVNGTPPPEIPLSDIHLESLDFWARNDDVRDGTFATLRREAPISFWSPIEFEGFETGSGYWALTKLDDVHFASRHPDIFSSAGGITVNDQTPELAEYFGSMIVLDDPRHQRLRSIVSRAFTPKVVARIEESVRERARRLVAGMIANHPDGQADVVSELAGPLPLQVICDMMGIPEEDHERVFHWTNVILGFGDPDLTLDFEEFLQVSMDIGAYASALAEDRRSNPHDDLTTSLVEAEVDGDRLTSQEIASFFILLVVAGNETTRNAISHGVLALSRYPEQRDKWWSDFDALAPTAVEEIVRWASPVVYMRRTLTQDFELSGTKMAAGDKAILWYNSANRDESKFDNPWAFDVARNPNPHLGFGGGGAHFCLGANLARREIRVVFDELHREVPDLVATAEPARLLSQFIHGIKSLPVAWTAR; this is encoded by the coding sequence CTGAAGAAGCGCGTCAACGGCACGCCGCCGCCGGAGATTCCGCTTTCCGACATCCATCTTGAATCGCTTGACTTCTGGGCCCGCAACGACGACGTCCGCGACGGCACCTTCGCCACCTTGCGCCGCGAGGCCCCGATTTCGTTCTGGTCCCCGATCGAGTTCGAGGGCTTTGAGACCGGCAGCGGGTATTGGGCCTTGACCAAGTTGGACGACGTCCACTTCGCCAGCCGCCACCCGGACATTTTCAGTTCCGCCGGCGGCATCACCGTCAACGACCAAACCCCGGAACTGGCCGAGTATTTCGGCTCGATGATCGTGCTCGACGATCCGCGGCATCAGCGGCTGCGTTCGATCGTCAGCCGGGCGTTCACACCCAAAGTGGTTGCCCGCATTGAAGAGTCGGTGCGCGAGCGCGCTCGCCGCCTGGTCGCGGGGATGATCGCCAATCATCCCGACGGGCAAGCCGATGTGGTCAGCGAACTCGCCGGGCCGCTGCCGTTGCAGGTGATCTGCGACATGATGGGCATTCCCGAGGAGGACCACGAGCGAGTCTTCCACTGGACCAACGTGATCCTCGGGTTCGGCGACCCCGACCTGACGCTGGATTTCGAGGAATTCCTTCAGGTTTCGATGGACATCGGCGCCTACGCCAGCGCGCTGGCCGAGGATCGCCGGTCCAATCCGCACGACGATCTGACCACCAGCCTGGTGGAAGCCGAAGTCGACGGCGACCGGTTGACATCGCAGGAAATCGCGTCGTTCTTCATCCTGTTGGTGGTGGCCGGCAACGAGACCACCCGCAACGCGATCAGCCACGGCGTGCTGGCGTTGTCCCGCTATCCCGAGCAACGCGACAAATGGTGGTCGGACTTCGACGCCCTGGCGCCCACCGCCGTCGAGGAGATCGTGCGCTGGGCGTCGCCCGTGGTGTACATGCGCCGCACCCTGACCCAGGACTTCGAGCTCAGCGGCACCAAGATGGCCGCCGGCGACAAGGCGATCCTGTGGTACAACTCGGCCAACCGTGACGAGTCAAAGTTCGACAATCCGTGGGCGTTTGACGTCGCGCGCAACCCCAACCCGCACCTCGGCTTCGGCGGTGGCGGCGCGCATTTCTGTCTGGGCGCGAACCTGGCCCGTCGCGAGATCCGAGTGGTGTTCGACGAGTTGCACCGCGAAGTCCCGGACTTGGTCGCGACGGCGGAACCCGCGCGCCTGCTGTCGCAATTCATCCACGGCATCAAGAGCCTGCCGGTCGCGTGGACCGCTCGATGA
- a CDS encoding flavin monoamine oxidase family protein, with product MTDADVCVVGAGFAGLTAALRVKQAGRSVALLEARDRVGGRTFTEMRDDGSWIDRGGAWVGPTQDRIHALMAEFGVKTFKQYHDGEAMMVVDGKQYRYSGTVPWTMSPWASLNLGAGFYGLSQLCKSIPLEAPWEAKKAAKWDRMTLAEWLDRNVKSKAAHDLLDTAVSGCYTSAASEVSMLFVLYQMASGGGPGFVLGGKDASQDSRVIGGMGAIYRPVAAELGDALRLSQPVRSITQDAEGVTVRSENDSVRARRVIVAVPLAIASQITYEPMLPADRSFLHQRMPSGAIVKISIVYDEPFWRADGLCGQSAAPGTAAPVTIDACTDTGTPGILCVVSEGPIARQHSRLGETERRQTVLDTLAQRFGAKAGKPVDYHEQDWSAERYSGGGMLSHAPPGVLTEFGHALREPCGRIHWAGTETSPKMCGWIDGAIRSGERAANEVLSSAEQA from the coding sequence ATGACCGACGCCGATGTCTGCGTGGTGGGTGCCGGTTTTGCGGGTTTGACCGCGGCGCTGCGCGTCAAGCAGGCGGGCCGGTCGGTGGCGTTACTCGAGGCCCGCGATCGGGTCGGCGGCCGCACCTTCACCGAGATGCGCGACGACGGATCGTGGATCGACCGCGGCGGCGCGTGGGTCGGGCCGACCCAGGACCGAATCCACGCGCTGATGGCCGAATTCGGCGTCAAGACCTTCAAGCAGTACCACGACGGCGAAGCGATGATGGTCGTCGACGGCAAGCAGTATCGCTACTCGGGCACGGTCCCGTGGACCATGAGCCCGTGGGCGTCGCTGAACCTCGGCGCGGGCTTCTACGGACTGAGCCAGTTGTGCAAGTCGATTCCGCTCGAGGCCCCCTGGGAGGCTAAGAAGGCGGCCAAGTGGGATCGCATGACGTTGGCCGAATGGCTGGACAGGAACGTCAAATCCAAAGCGGCGCACGACTTACTCGATACCGCGGTCTCCGGCTGCTACACGTCCGCCGCCTCCGAGGTGTCGATGCTGTTCGTGCTGTATCAGATGGCGTCCGGCGGCGGGCCCGGATTCGTGTTGGGCGGCAAGGACGCATCCCAGGACTCCCGGGTCATCGGCGGCATGGGTGCGATCTACCGGCCCGTCGCCGCCGAGCTGGGCGACGCGCTGCGGCTGTCGCAGCCGGTCCGGTCCATCACCCAGGACGCCGAGGGTGTCACCGTCCGCTCGGAGAATGACAGCGTGCGGGCCAGGCGGGTGATCGTCGCGGTACCGTTGGCGATCGCCAGCCAAATCACCTACGAGCCAATGCTTCCCGCCGATCGGTCGTTTCTGCACCAGCGGATGCCGAGTGGCGCGATCGTGAAGATTTCGATCGTCTACGACGAGCCGTTCTGGCGGGCCGACGGTCTGTGCGGTCAGTCCGCCGCACCCGGAACCGCGGCGCCGGTGACCATCGACGCCTGCACCGACACCGGCACACCGGGGATTTTGTGCGTGGTCAGCGAGGGTCCCATTGCGCGCCAGCACTCGCGGTTGGGCGAAACCGAGCGCCGCCAAACGGTTCTCGACACCCTGGCCCAGCGGTTCGGCGCCAAGGCCGGCAAACCCGTGGACTACCACGAGCAGGACTGGAGCGCCGAGCGCTACTCCGGCGGCGGCATGTTGAGCCATGCGCCCCCCGGGGTGCTCACCGAGTTCGGCCACGCACTGCGCGAGCCGTGCGGCCGCATCCACTGGGCCGGCACCGAAACGTCGCCGAAAATGTGCGGCTGGATCGACGGGGCGATCCGCTCCGGTGAACGCGCCGCCAACGAGGTGCTGTCCTCCGCCGAGCAGGCGTGA